One genomic region from Pseudoduganella lutea encodes:
- a CDS encoding YsnF/AvaK domain-containing protein, with protein sequence MSHTLAAVFDNRADAERARDELISSGIAAGSVHINASSSSTADATTATSGTSTSTSASGEHSIGDSIKNFFGNMFGDDDDDGQVYGEAVNRGNVVLTVQTATQDQVEDAADIIERFGPIDIDEQRSQWEASGWNPAAARTGGAQLGASQQSEGWQGSSLSGGTTVSGTQGVSLTGTQGSVQGLSDTGSLQRADTESQVIPVMQEELRVGKRTVQRGGVRIYQRLVETPVQESVSLREEHVNVERHPVDRPIDPSQVGAFQDTSFELRESAEEAVVQKTARVVEEVVVGKEVTQRTDQISDTVRHTEVDVEQLGATEDEDYYRSHWTSNFSSTGGSYDDYAPAYRYGAAMRSSGTYGSSWDESESGLRSSWESRYPQSGWEKFKSAVRHGWERITQ encoded by the coding sequence ATGAGCCATACGCTAGCAGCCGTTTTCGACAACCGTGCCGACGCAGAACGCGCACGTGACGAACTGATCAGCTCGGGCATTGCCGCCGGGTCGGTCCACATCAACGCCAGCAGCTCGTCCACGGCCGATGCCACCACGGCCACGTCGGGCACCAGTACCAGCACCAGCGCCAGTGGCGAGCACTCGATTGGCGACAGCATCAAGAACTTCTTCGGCAATATGTTCGGCGACGATGACGACGATGGCCAGGTCTATGGCGAAGCCGTCAACCGCGGCAACGTGGTGCTGACCGTGCAGACCGCCACGCAGGACCAGGTGGAGGACGCGGCCGACATCATCGAACGCTTCGGCCCGATCGACATCGACGAGCAGCGTTCGCAGTGGGAAGCGAGCGGCTGGAACCCGGCGGCCGCACGCACCGGCGGTGCGCAACTGGGCGCCTCGCAGCAGAGCGAAGGCTGGCAGGGCAGCTCGCTGTCCGGCGGTACCACGGTGTCCGGCACGCAGGGCGTTTCGCTGACCGGCACGCAGGGTTCGGTGCAGGGTCTCAGCGATACCGGCTCGCTGCAACGAGCCGACACGGAATCGCAGGTGATCCCCGTGATGCAGGAAGAACTGCGCGTGGGCAAGCGCACCGTGCAGCGCGGCGGCGTGCGCATCTACCAGCGCCTCGTCGAAACGCCGGTGCAGGAAAGCGTGAGCCTGCGTGAAGAGCACGTGAACGTGGAGCGCCACCCGGTCGATCGCCCGATCGACCCGTCGCAGGTGGGCGCGTTCCAGGACACCTCGTTCGAGCTGCGCGAGAGCGCCGAGGAAGCCGTCGTGCAGAAGACGGCGCGTGTGGTCGAGGAAGTGGTTGTGGGCAAGGAAGTCACGCAGCGCACCGACCAGATCAGCGACACCGTTCGCCATACCGAGGTCGATGTCGAGCAACTGGGCGCCACCGAGGACGAGGATTACTACCGCAGCCACTGGACGAGCAATTTCTCCAGCACCGGCGGCAGCTATGACGACTACGCTCCGGCCTACCGCTACGGTGCCGCGATGCGCTCTTCTGGCACCTATGGCAGCTCCTGGGACGAATCCGAATCGGGCCTGCGCAGCAGCTGGGAAAGCCGCTACCCGCAATCCGGCTGGGAAAAGTTCAAGTCCGCCGTGCGCCACGGTTGGGAACGCATCACGCAGTAA
- a CDS encoding alkene reductase → MPDNSLPTDLFNPGSFGAISIANRIVMAPVTRSRYGEDGVPGALHATYYAQRAGAGLIVSEATNISPQGRGYAATPGIWNDAQVAGWKQVTDAVHAAGGKIICQLWHVGRFSSVELQPDGGAPVAPSAIKAEGSTYTTAGFVPVSMPRALETREIVDIIAQYVHAANNALRAGFDGVEVHSANCYLLDQFLRDATNRRTDQYGGTRENRVRLTLEVTEAVAAIWGGNRVGIRLSPVTPDVGNTPLDSNVMDTYGHLIRELNRFELAYLHVVEGATGGSRAVPHDVDLDQLRAMFMGPYIGNNNYDLNLAVARRAQGKIDAVAFGRLFIANPDLVERLRHGKDLAIAPRESYYNGGAKGFTDWPVASL, encoded by the coding sequence ATGCCTGACAACAGCTTACCAACCGATCTTTTCAATCCCGGCAGTTTCGGTGCGATCTCTATTGCAAACCGCATCGTCATGGCGCCTGTCACGCGCAGTCGTTACGGTGAAGATGGGGTACCTGGGGCGTTGCACGCGACGTATTACGCCCAACGTGCCGGTGCCGGTTTGATCGTGTCGGAAGCCACCAACATATCGCCCCAGGGGCGTGGCTACGCGGCGACGCCTGGCATCTGGAACGATGCGCAGGTCGCAGGATGGAAGCAGGTTACCGATGCAGTACATGCGGCAGGCGGCAAGATCATCTGCCAGCTATGGCACGTCGGCCGTTTCTCTTCTGTGGAACTGCAGCCTGATGGCGGCGCACCGGTTGCTCCGTCAGCAATCAAGGCCGAAGGCAGCACTTATACAACTGCGGGATTCGTGCCGGTCTCGATGCCGCGCGCCCTGGAAACCAGGGAAATCGTCGATATCATCGCGCAATATGTGCATGCGGCGAACAATGCTCTACGTGCAGGATTTGACGGTGTGGAAGTGCACTCGGCCAATTGTTACTTGCTCGACCAGTTCCTGCGCGACGCCACGAATCGTCGTACTGATCAGTACGGTGGCACCCGGGAAAACCGCGTGCGCCTGACGCTCGAAGTCACAGAAGCAGTCGCTGCCATTTGGGGCGGCAACCGGGTTGGCATTCGTCTGTCACCCGTCACACCCGATGTCGGCAACACACCGCTCGACAGTAACGTCATGGACACCTACGGTCACCTGATCCGGGAACTCAACCGGTTCGAGCTGGCTTACCTGCATGTCGTCGAGGGCGCGACCGGCGGCTCCCGTGCAGTGCCGCACGACGTTGACCTCGACCAATTGCGTGCCATGTTCATGGGCCCCTACATCGGCAACAACAACTACGACCTGAATCTCGCCGTCGCTCGACGGGCGCAAGGAAAAATTGACGCCGTGGCATTTGGACGCCTGTTCATTGCCAACCCCGACCTCGTGGAGCGTCTGCGTCACGGGAAGGACCTTGCCATCGCACCGCGCGAGTCTTACTACAACGGCGGTGCAAAAGGGTTCACGGATTGGCCCGTCGCCAGTTTGTGA
- a CDS encoding nuclear transport factor 2 family protein, which translates to MSKNVKAVPTADYNNVIAVAQNYVDGLRTGSIEQIAQAFHEDAVMYGFTNGQLLGGPIDNLYKFVRQNGKASEITTRLDVLAITPTTAVVRVDMEQDAIGADYNDYLTLIKIAGNWKVIAKVYHQFEA; encoded by the coding sequence ATGAGCAAAAATGTCAAAGCCGTACCGACGGCGGATTACAACAACGTCATCGCTGTCGCCCAAAACTACGTGGATGGCCTGCGTACCGGCAGCATCGAGCAGATTGCCCAAGCATTCCATGAGGACGCTGTCATGTACGGGTTCACCAATGGGCAGCTCCTCGGCGGGCCAATCGACAACCTGTACAAATTTGTCAGGCAGAACGGAAAGGCGTCGGAGATCACCACGCGCCTGGACGTATTGGCGATCACGCCAACCACCGCCGTCGTGCGCGTGGACATGGAGCAGGACGCCATTGGTGCAGACTACAACGACTACCTCACGTTGATCAAAATCGCAGGCAACTGGAAAGTCATCGCGAAGGTGTACCACCAGTTCGAGGCCTGA
- a CDS encoding YsnF/AvaK domain-containing protein, whose translation MNKPPETTEVVEGAVAVPVIREELEVTTHVVDTGRGVRVTRNVTEEPAEIREQLWHEELDVQRVPVDRVVSEAPPSRYEGDVLVVPVLEEILVIEKRFRIKEELRITRVRKQQEYRETVSLRVEDVQVEAFDEAARNDIP comes from the coding sequence ATGAACAAACCACCGGAAACCACCGAGGTCGTGGAAGGCGCCGTTGCCGTGCCCGTCATCCGCGAAGAACTTGAGGTCACGACACATGTAGTGGACACGGGGCGGGGCGTTCGCGTCACCCGCAACGTGACCGAGGAGCCCGCGGAAATCCGCGAGCAACTCTGGCACGAGGAGCTCGACGTGCAGCGCGTGCCCGTCGACCGCGTGGTGTCGGAAGCGCCGCCGTCGCGCTACGAGGGTGACGTGCTCGTGGTTCCGGTGCTCGAAGAGATCCTGGTGATCGAAAAGCGCTTCCGCATCAAGGAAGAACTCCGTATCACGCGGGTACGCAAGCAGCAGGAGTACCGGGAAACCGTCTCGCTGCGGGTGGAGGACGTGCAGGTCGAGGCGTTCGACGAAGCCGCGCGGAACGATATCCCCTGA